From a region of the Nitrospira sp. genome:
- a CDS encoding acyltransferase, with product MDGLRGYAILMVVATHAIAYAGLGNYERNLVQFWVQSVAVPSFFLVDGYLFVHGLQHKEKFLYGTYMGRSARRLLIPWIVFNILFTAFRAVFEAISHPTVTIVLGHTPIEILKAMYYSQIAAQLYFLPALFLIRSLSFGTRFFLHLRPEARIVIVAGYILLWQMVPMTFLESDGLDPILHAFWGMQYYLLGMVLVNYQDQIARNALVLTGIALICLLGLKWGGSESLSILAQFVYLLGLYFLFFALGSKGYPFTVLGTFTMGIYLFHAPIVLKIVAQLVSTLTKSVGVIQYVVITLSAVLISLALTWLCNAVPWCRWALGESRLRP from the coding sequence TTGGATGGATTACGTGGGTATGCGATTCTTATGGTGGTCGCCACTCATGCAATTGCCTATGCTGGTCTTGGCAATTACGAAAGGAATCTTGTTCAGTTTTGGGTGCAATCTGTCGCAGTGCCATCGTTCTTCCTGGTGGACGGGTATTTGTTTGTGCATGGATTGCAGCATAAAGAAAAATTCTTGTATGGAACATACATGGGTCGGAGTGCCAGGCGACTCTTGATACCATGGATAGTCTTCAACATACTCTTCACGGCATTTCGTGCCGTATTTGAAGCAATCAGCCATCCAACGGTAACAATAGTATTGGGCCACACTCCCATCGAGATACTCAAAGCCATGTATTATTCTCAGATCGCTGCACAATTGTATTTTTTGCCGGCTCTTTTCCTCATTAGATCGTTGTCGTTTGGGACAAGATTCTTTCTGCATCTGCGACCAGAGGCCAGGATTGTTATCGTGGCAGGGTACATTCTGTTGTGGCAGATGGTGCCTATGACATTCTTGGAAAGCGACGGGCTTGATCCGATTTTGCATGCCTTCTGGGGCATGCAATACTATTTGCTCGGAATGGTATTGGTTAACTATCAGGATCAAATTGCACGAAACGCTCTTGTGCTGACAGGCATAGCATTGATCTGCTTGCTAGGTCTAAAGTGGGGTGGATCCGAATCCCTTAGCATTCTTGCGCAGTTTGTTTATCTGCTCGGTTTGTATTTTTTGTTCTTTGCCCTCGGGAGTAAGGGGTATCCTTTTACAGTGTTGGGCACATTTACTATGGGGATTTACTTGTTTCACGCCCCCATTGTCCTGAAAATCGTGGCGCAGCTAGTGTCCACACTTACGAAAAGTGTGGGGGTTATTCAATATGTGGTGATTACGTTATCTGCGGTACTCATTTCTCTCGCTCTCACTTGGCTGTGTAATGCTGTGCCCTGGTGTCGGTGGGCGCTTGGTGAATCACGCCTAAGGCCGTAG